Proteins from a genomic interval of Rosa chinensis cultivar Old Blush chromosome 2, RchiOBHm-V2, whole genome shotgun sequence:
- the LOC112183444 gene encoding DNA-directed RNA polymerase I subunit rpa49 encodes MDSDTEETRSQVTATKAEPSKPSRKHKKRKKLAAEADPEKPKSVQATIKVIPGNPERIPPLVGYFPSGFDPTQNPDQDSTKVGVFRHKERGGTRLQVVVTPNKEAKVDFVGTSYAGEAQAGELCSYGLGILDKDTQTLKIVPIASNKIFRLEPKIQGLHFSGKEPASSAMGELSVHEKAEKRIDLHNRYGTKKSIRQNKKMQTLKQEDDPDSQNDMDAIKQGMTNREDTEASEGHTDRNTPPFNASATTPQEAYPLDKIITTGEWKFLQDINKLLEGGAEISQNSFPTFVCNRIHKLQLIEDEDKKYKLSCIFSYITHLIKFKDLHSMDGFSSAKAHRFPGIIRDKFSSMFDAVSKRLSTEKSNLLISYVLVLTLFADEFQTSMTDIAKDLRMGTATLRTHYEKLGCKVSKKNVVSTVTLPVPLQFPTVRRKRRN; translated from the exons ATGGATTCAGACACAGAAGAAACCAGGTCCCAAGTGACCGCAACCAAAGCAGAGCCATCAAAGCCATCGCGCAAGcacaagaagaggaagaagctcGCAGCAGAAGCCGACCCAGAGAAGCCCAAATCAGTGCAAGCCACCATCAAGGTCATCCCGGGAAACCCAGAGAGAATCCCACCTCTGGTGGGCTATTTCCCATCTGGGTTCGACCCGACCCAGAACCCAGACCAGGATTCGACCAAAGTTGGGGTCTTTAGGCACAAGGAGAGAGGTGGGACTAGGCTTCAGGTTGTGGTGACCCCAAATAAGGAGGCTAAGGTTGATTTTGTTGGGACTAGCTATGCTGGTGAGGCTCAGGCTGGGGAGCTCTGCTCTTATGGACTTGGGATTCTTGATAAGGACACCCAGACTTTGAAGATTGTGCCTATTGCTAGCAACAAG ATATTTAGATTGGAGCCAAAAATTCAAGGCCTTCACTTCTCTGGTAAGGAGCCTGCAAGTTCAGCGATGGGAGAACTTTCTGTACATGAGAAGGCAGAAAAACGTATAGACCTTCATAATCGTTATGGAACAAAGAAGTCAATACGGCAG AATAAAAAAATGCAGACCTTGAAGCAAGAAGATGATCCGGATTCTCAAAATGATATGGATGCAATCAAACAAGGTATGACAAACAGGGAGGATACTGAAGCTTCTGAAGGCCATACAGACCGCAATACCCCACCATTTAATGCTTCTGCCACCACTCCCCAGGAGGCTTATCCACTGGATAAAATCATCACCACAGGGGAGTGGAAATTCCTCCAAGATATTAATAAGCTTTTGGAAGGTGGAGCAGAAATCTCACAGAATTCTTTTCCAACATTTGTTTGCAACCGGATCCATAAACTGCAGCTGATTGAG GATGAAGACAAGAAGTATAAGCTATCTTGTATTTTCTCATATATTACGCATCTTATAAAGTTCAAAGATCTCCACTCCATGGATGGGTTTTCCTCGGCAAAGGCCCACAGATTCCCAGGCATTATAAGGGATAAATTTTCAAGCATGTTTGATGCAGTGTCGAAGAGGTTATCAACTGAGAAAAGTAATCttctcattagttatgtcttgGTGCTCACTCTTTTTGCGGATGAATTCCAAACAAGTATGACAGACATAGCGAAGGATCTGAGAATGGGGACTGCAACTTTGAGGACGCATTATGAGAAGTTGGGTTGCAAGGTGTCTAAGAAGAATGTCGTATCAACGGTTACCCTTCCTGTCCCCCTCCAATTTCCAACAGTGAGGCGCAAGCGACGCAATTGA
- the LOC112183590 gene encoding 60S ribosomal protein L18a-like protein: protein MDQRLSTDAMNHTNGNYVRIDGPEDPELGMFDKPLPFCGCGIGWFSLLLGFVFPVMWYYAAFLYFYKYYDKDPRERSGLGASAVAASVCTVGVLIAVIVIVIKSLHP from the exons ATGGATCAGA GGCTCTCAACAGATGCAATGAACCATACGAATGGCAACTATGTTCGTATCGATGGTCCAGAGGACCCAGAGTTGGGAATGTTTGACAAACCCCTTCCTTTTTGTGGTTGTGGAATTGGATGGTTTTC ACTTCTGCTTGGATTTGTATTCCCAGTGATGTGGTACTATGCTGCATTTCTCTACTTTTATAAATATTATGATAAAGACCCAAGGGAACGATCTGGGCTTGGTGCTTCGGCAGTAGCT GCTTCGGTTTGTACAGTTGGTGTTTTGATAGCCGTGATAGTCATTGTTATCAAATCCTTGCATCCATAA
- the LOC112190560 gene encoding formin-like protein 13 translates to MEEDEDNMSPPFWLRQQPNTPRRRLRRSTSSLLFSSGAFILLLLAVALAFIFIIVPSVHSFTSQIFRPNMVKKSWDSLNFVLVLFAIVCGFLGRNTAGNDDDGDGSGVPATAAAAQPQEVVKSIPSTPRQWYEYSDPTVYNDRVVNRVGSMRSSSSYPDLRQDSEWIARDDRWRFYDDTHVSNYRVPDSDRVRQHRRRASWHEAYDASSTKNIPVDTYVIRTEQASPSSTPTSEESVVLPPVSSPSPPLSPPRKSKRTYQAVGEKESRNDDSDVKSNFRQPAPVPALQSAALPEYEEGEKKRGKNVKKRGVATTKEFLITSLRRKKKQRQKSVENFETLLNSAAASSSMPLHPPPPPPPPPPPPPSVFHSLFQSKKPKPKKSHHSNSQQPPPPAVTSATRLSRTKAQVSPMMTAQKPPLPVKVKSSNIIEDDNANSGGDSPLMSRIPPPPPLPPFRMPELKYAVHGDFVRIKSNSSRSGSPDLDDGGEDSPTSETSPLSGNESPARPTFCPSPDVNTKADTFIARFRAGLRLEKINSVNERRSNLGPDSREG, encoded by the coding sequence ATGGAAGAAGACGAAGATAATATGTCTCCACCTTTCTGGCTCCGGCAGCAACCCAACACTCCCCGGCGCCGCCTCCGCCGCTCCAcctcctccctcctcttcaGCTCCGGCGccttcatcctcctcctcctcgccgTAGCTCTTGCCTTCATATTTATCATAGTCCCATCTGTGCATTCCTTTACTTCTCAGATATTCAGACCCAACATGGTGAAGAAGAGCTGGGACTCCCTCAACTTTGTCCTCGTCCTCTTTGCCATTGTCTGCGGCTTCCTCGGCAGAAACACCGCCGGTAACGACGACGACGGCGATGGCAGCGGCGTTCCGgctactgctgctgctgctcaGCCGCAAGAGGTGGTCAAATCAATCCCGTCCACGCCGCGTCAGTGGTACGAGTATTCAGATCCGACGGTGTACAATGATCGTGTTGTTAACAGAGTGGGCTCCATGAGAAGCAGCAGCTCGTACCCTGATCTCCGACAAGACTCCGAGTGGATCGCCAGAGATGACCGGTGGCGATTCTACGACGATACCCACGTCAGCAACTACCGGGTTCCGGACTCCGATCGGGTCCGGCAACACCGCCGTCGGGCGTCCTGGCACGAAGCATATGATGCGAGTAGCACCAAGAATATTCCGGTGGACACTTATGTGATCCGTACGGaacaagcttctccatcatctACACCAACATCCGAGGAGTCTGTTGTTCTGCCGCCGGTATCGTCGCCTTCTCCGCCGTTATCTCCGCCGCGGAAGTCGAAGAGGACGTACCAAGCTGTTGGGGAGAAAGAGAGCAGAAATGATGATTCGGATGTGAAGAGTAATTTCCGACAGCCAGCGCCTGTACCGGCTTTACAATCGGCGGCGTTGCCGGAATATGAAGAAGGGGAGAAAAAGAGAGGGAAGAATGTGAAGAAGAGAGGAGTTGCCACTACTAAAGAGTTCTTGATAACTTCactgaggaggaagaagaagcagagacAAAAGAGTGTCGAAAATTTCGAAACTCTACTCAACTCTGCTGCGGCTTCTTCTTCAATGCCTCTACATCCTCCGCCGCCTCCGCCACCCCCACCGCCGCCTCCACCGTCAGTCTTCCACAGCTTGTTTCAATCaaagaaaccaaaacccaaaaaatctcATCACTCAAATTCACAGCAACCACCGCCGCCGGCGGTCACTTCCGCCACTCGACTTTCGAGGACCAAGGCCCAAGTCAGCCCCATGATGACGGCCCAGAAGCCGCCATTGCCGGTCAAGGTGAAGAGCTCCAACATTATAGAAGATGATAATGCAAACAGCGGAGGGGACTCACCACTAATGTCACGCATTCCTCCGCCGCCGCCATTGCCGCCGTTCAGAATGCCGGAGCTGAAGTATGCGGTGCACGGCGATTTTGTTAGAATCAAAAGCAACAGCTCAAGAAGTGGGTCGCCGGATTTAGATGATGGAGGTGAGGATTCGCCGACCAGTGAGACTAGCCCATTGAGTGGAAATGAATCGCCGGCGAGACCCACATTCTGTCCGAGCCCAGATGTGAACACGAAAGCTGATACCTTCATTGCGAGGTTCAGAGCTGGTCTGAGGTTGGAGAAGATCAACTCTGTGAATGAGAGGAGGTCTAATTTGGGCCCGGATTCGAGGGAAGGATGA